The following proteins are encoded in a genomic region of Doryrhamphus excisus isolate RoL2022-K1 chromosome 6, RoL_Dexc_1.0, whole genome shotgun sequence:
- the LOC131130852 gene encoding ETS domain-containing protein Elk-3-like isoform X3, with product MDSAITLWQFLLQLLLDQSHKHLICWTSTDGEFKLLKSEEVAKLWGLRKNKTNMNYDKLSRALRYYYDKNIIKKVIGQKFVYKFVSFPEILKMDPQMVEMGLASGRFPLQEGEAPELDVEEEGEEEEGEEVQRRTLAALGMQQNRNDYLRSGLYSSFSIASLHNQPELLRALRGERQEEPRSVIRFGTNDGSSTKAESYTSTRPRMQPPHSHSPTSSIKQTIHDDDDDDDNEEEQEEDSEQGAQPLNLSSGHRERARHAPEKRSSTSGGGGRSSGCSSSISCSNLGDGLPPKSKKPKALEISAPSLLLAGSDIGSIALNSPALPSGSLTPAFFTTQTASGLLLAHSPLLSGIHFWSSLSPVAPLSPARLQGHGSLFQLCD from the exons ATGGATAGTGCCATCACCCTATGGCAGttcctgctgcagctgctgctggaCCAGAGCCACAAGCACCTCATCTGCTGGACGTCCACCGACGGCGAATTCAAGCTCCTCAAGTCAGAGGAAGTGGCCAAGCTGTGGGGGCTACGCAAGAACAAGACCAACATGAACTATGACAAGCTGAGCCGAGCCCTGCGCTACTACTACGACAAA AATATCATCAAGAAGGTGATTGGCCAGAAGTTTGTCTACAAGTTTGTGTCCTTCCCCGAGATCCTGAAGATGGACCCCCAGATGGTGGAGATGGGTTTGGCTTCAGGAAGGTTCCCCCTCCAGGAAGGAGAGGCCCCTGAGCTTGATGTggaggaggaaggggaggaagaagaggggGAGGAGGTGCAGAGGAGGACCCTGGCAGCACTGGGGATGCAGCAGAACCGAAATGACTACCTCCGCTCGGGGCTCTACTCCTCCTTCAGCATCGCCTCCCTCCACAACCAGCCGGAGCTGCTGCGAGCGCTGCGGGGGGAGCGCCAGGAGGAGCCGCGCTCCGTAATCCGATTTGGGACCAATGACGGGAGCTCTACCAAAGCTGAATCGTACACCTCCACCAGACCGCGTATGCAGCCTCCTCACTCTCACTCCCCCACCTCCTCTATTAAGCAGACcatccatgatgatgatgatgatgatgataatgaggaggagcaggaggaggactCTGAGCAGGGTGCCCAGCCCCTTAACCTCTCCTCTGGGCACAGGGAGCGAGCCCGCCATGCTCCTGAAAAGAGGAGCAGCACcagtggaggaggaggcagaAGCAGtggctgctcctcctccattaGTTGTAGTAACCTAGGAGATGGACTCCCGCCTAAGAGCAAAAAACCCAAAGCTTTGGAGATCTCCGCCCCCTCCTTGCTGCTGGCAGGGAGCGACATCGGCTCCATCGCCCTTAACAGTCCGGCGCTGCCATCTGGATCGCTCACTCCCGCCTTCTTCACCACACAG ACTGCCTCTGGTCTGCTGCTGGCCCACAGTCCACTCTTGTCTGGCATCCACTTCTGGAGCAGTCTCAGCCCCGTGGCCCCACTCAGCCCCGCCCGGCTGCAGGGCCACGGATCCTTGTTCCAG TTGTGCGACTAA
- the LOC131130852 gene encoding ETS domain-containing protein Elk-3-like isoform X2, with protein MDSAITLWQFLLQLLLDQSHKHLICWTSTDGEFKLLKSEEVAKLWGLRKNKTNMNYDKLSRALRYYYDKNIIKKVIGQKFVYKFVSFPEILKMDPQMVEMGLASGRFPLQEGEAPELDVEEEGEEEEGEEVQRRTLAALGMQQNRNDYLRSGLYSSFSIASLHNQPELLRALRGERQEEPRSVIRFGTNDGSSTKAESYTSTRPRMQPPHSHSPTSSIKQTIHDDDDDDDNEEEQEEDSEQGAQPLNLSSGHRERARHAPEKRSSTSGGGGRSSGCSSSISCSNLGDGLPPKSKKPKALEISAPSLLLAGSDIGSIALNSPALPSGSLTPAFFTTQTASGLLLAHSPLLSGIHFWSSLSPVAPLSPARLQGHGSLFQVSTSDACFTYQAFSM; from the exons ATGGATAGTGCCATCACCCTATGGCAGttcctgctgcagctgctgctggaCCAGAGCCACAAGCACCTCATCTGCTGGACGTCCACCGACGGCGAATTCAAGCTCCTCAAGTCAGAGGAAGTGGCCAAGCTGTGGGGGCTACGCAAGAACAAGACCAACATGAACTATGACAAGCTGAGCCGAGCCCTGCGCTACTACTACGACAAA AATATCATCAAGAAGGTGATTGGCCAGAAGTTTGTCTACAAGTTTGTGTCCTTCCCCGAGATCCTGAAGATGGACCCCCAGATGGTGGAGATGGGTTTGGCTTCAGGAAGGTTCCCCCTCCAGGAAGGAGAGGCCCCTGAGCTTGATGTggaggaggaaggggaggaagaagaggggGAGGAGGTGCAGAGGAGGACCCTGGCAGCACTGGGGATGCAGCAGAACCGAAATGACTACCTCCGCTCGGGGCTCTACTCCTCCTTCAGCATCGCCTCCCTCCACAACCAGCCGGAGCTGCTGCGAGCGCTGCGGGGGGAGCGCCAGGAGGAGCCGCGCTCCGTAATCCGATTTGGGACCAATGACGGGAGCTCTACCAAAGCTGAATCGTACACCTCCACCAGACCGCGTATGCAGCCTCCTCACTCTCACTCCCCCACCTCCTCTATTAAGCAGACcatccatgatgatgatgatgatgatgataatgaggaggagcaggaggaggactCTGAGCAGGGTGCCCAGCCCCTTAACCTCTCCTCTGGGCACAGGGAGCGAGCCCGCCATGCTCCTGAAAAGAGGAGCAGCACcagtggaggaggaggcagaAGCAGtggctgctcctcctccattaGTTGTAGTAACCTAGGAGATGGACTCCCGCCTAAGAGCAAAAAACCCAAAGCTTTGGAGATCTCCGCCCCCTCCTTGCTGCTGGCAGGGAGCGACATCGGCTCCATCGCCCTTAACAGTCCGGCGCTGCCATCTGGATCGCTCACTCCCGCCTTCTTCACCACACAG ACTGCCTCTGGTCTGCTGCTGGCCCACAGTCCACTCTTGTCTGGCATCCACTTCTGGAGCAGTCTCAGCCCCGTGGCCCCACTCAGCCCCGCCCGGCTGCAGGGCCACGGATCCTTGTTCCAG GTCAGCACAAGTGATGCGTGCTTCACTTATCAGGCCTTTTCTATGTAA
- the LOC131130852 gene encoding ETS domain-containing protein Elk-3-like isoform X1, which yields MDSAITLWQFLLQLLLDQSHKHLICWTSTDGEFKLLKSEEVAKLWGLRKNKTNMNYDKLSRALRYYYDKNIIKKVIGQKFVYKFVSFPEILKMDPQMVEMGLASGRFPLQEGEAPELDVEEEGEEEEGEEVQRRTLAALGMQQNRNDYLRSGLYSSFSIASLHNQPELLRALRGERQEEPRSVIRFGTNDGSSTKAESYTSTRPRMQPPHSHSPTSSIKQTIHDDDDDDDNEEEQEEDSEQGAQPLNLSSGHRERARHAPEKRSSTSGGGGRSSGCSSSISCSNLGDGLPPKSKKPKALEISAPSLLLAGSDIGSIALNSPALPSGSLTPAFFTTQTASGLLLAHSPLLSGIHFWSSLSPVAPLSPARLQGHGSLFQFPSLINGHMPVPLPNLEGTPSSSSLLSPSSHKS from the exons ATGGATAGTGCCATCACCCTATGGCAGttcctgctgcagctgctgctggaCCAGAGCCACAAGCACCTCATCTGCTGGACGTCCACCGACGGCGAATTCAAGCTCCTCAAGTCAGAGGAAGTGGCCAAGCTGTGGGGGCTACGCAAGAACAAGACCAACATGAACTATGACAAGCTGAGCCGAGCCCTGCGCTACTACTACGACAAA AATATCATCAAGAAGGTGATTGGCCAGAAGTTTGTCTACAAGTTTGTGTCCTTCCCCGAGATCCTGAAGATGGACCCCCAGATGGTGGAGATGGGTTTGGCTTCAGGAAGGTTCCCCCTCCAGGAAGGAGAGGCCCCTGAGCTTGATGTggaggaggaaggggaggaagaagaggggGAGGAGGTGCAGAGGAGGACCCTGGCAGCACTGGGGATGCAGCAGAACCGAAATGACTACCTCCGCTCGGGGCTCTACTCCTCCTTCAGCATCGCCTCCCTCCACAACCAGCCGGAGCTGCTGCGAGCGCTGCGGGGGGAGCGCCAGGAGGAGCCGCGCTCCGTAATCCGATTTGGGACCAATGACGGGAGCTCTACCAAAGCTGAATCGTACACCTCCACCAGACCGCGTATGCAGCCTCCTCACTCTCACTCCCCCACCTCCTCTATTAAGCAGACcatccatgatgatgatgatgatgatgataatgaggaggagcaggaggaggactCTGAGCAGGGTGCCCAGCCCCTTAACCTCTCCTCTGGGCACAGGGAGCGAGCCCGCCATGCTCCTGAAAAGAGGAGCAGCACcagtggaggaggaggcagaAGCAGtggctgctcctcctccattaGTTGTAGTAACCTAGGAGATGGACTCCCGCCTAAGAGCAAAAAACCCAAAGCTTTGGAGATCTCCGCCCCCTCCTTGCTGCTGGCAGGGAGCGACATCGGCTCCATCGCCCTTAACAGTCCGGCGCTGCCATCTGGATCGCTCACTCCCGCCTTCTTCACCACACAG ACTGCCTCTGGTCTGCTGCTGGCCCACAGTCCACTCTTGTCTGGCATCCACTTCTGGAGCAGTCTCAGCCCCGTGGCCCCACTCAGCCCCGCCCGGCTGCAGGGCCACGGATCCTTGTTCCAG TTCCCCAGCTTAATCAACGGACACATGCCTGTCCCCCTGCCAAACCTGGAAGGAacaccctcctcctcttcgCTCCTGTCACCCAGCTCCCACAAATCCTGA
- the LOC131130851 gene encoding cyclin-dependent kinase 17-like isoform X2, whose protein sequence is MEKMKRFKRRLSQTLRGSHTIDESLSELAEQMTIEENGLKDNEPIVKNGRPPSAHSVHSFLHQYTGSFKKPPLRRPQSVIGGGLGSLMVMPRNGSRLDIVHENLKMGSDGESDQASGTSSDEVQSPSGVCLRNRGNRRISAEDLNKRLSLPADIRIPDGYLEKLQLSSPPFDQPLSRRSRRASLSEIGFGKLETYIKLDKLGEGTYATVFKGRSKLTDNLVALKEIRLEHEEGAPCTAIREVSLLKDLKHANIVTLHDIVHTEKSLTLVFEYLDKDLKQYMDDCGNILSMQNVKIFLFQILRGLAYCHRRKVLHRDLKPQNLLINDRGELKLADFGLARAKSVPTKTYSNEVVTLWYRPPDVLLGSSEYSTQIDMWGVGCIFYEMAAGRPLFPGSTVEDELHLIFRLLGTPTEDSWPGIYSIEEFKSHKFPKYKTQPLINHAPRLDIDGIDLLTSFLKYESKKRISADEAMRQAYFRSLGPRVRTLPENISIFTLKEVQLQRDPGCRNSSYPESGNGKSRRQSMLF, encoded by the exons CAAACGGCGTCTCTCTCAGACGTTAAGAGGCAGCCACACCATCGACGAGTCGCTGTCAGAACTGGCCGAGCAGATGACAATTGAGGAGAATGGTCTGAAGGACAACG AGCCCATCGTGAAGAATGGCCGCCCGCCATCGGCCCACAGCGTCCACTCCTTCCTGCACCAATACACGGGGTCCTTCAAAAAGCCGCCCCTCCGACGGCCTCAGAGCGTCATTGGCGGGGGCCTTGGCTCACTCATGGTGATGCCTCGCAACGGCAGTCGCCTTG ATATTGTCCACGAGAACCTGAAGATGGGGTCGGATGGAGAGAGCGATCAAGCCTCTGGGACATCCTCAGATGAGGTGCAGTCACCCTCCGGTGTCTGCTTGAGGAACAGAGGGAACCGCCGCATCTCTGCAGAG GACCTGAACAAGCGCCTGTCCCTGCCAGCCGACATCAGGATACCTGACGGCTATTTGGAGAAATTGCAGCTGAGCAGCCCGCCCTTTGATCAGCCGCTGAGCCGACGCTCCCGACGGGCATCACTG TCCGAGATCGGCTTTGGGAAGTTGGAGACGTACATAAAACTGGACAAACTAGGAGAG gGTACCTACGCTACGGTTTTCAAGGGGCGGAGCAAGCTGACAGACAACCTTGTGGCACTCAAGGAAATCAGGTTGGAGCATGAGGAGGGGGCGCCATGCACAGCTATACGAGAAG TGTCGCTGCTGAAGGACCTGAAGCACGCCAACATTGTGACGCTCCATGACATCGTGCACACAGAGAAATCGCTCACATTGGTCTTCGAGTACCTG GACAAAGACCTCAAGCAATACATGGATGACTGTGGGAACATCCTGAGCATGCAAAATGTCAAG ATTTTCCTCTTCCAGATCCTGAGAGGCTTGGCCTACTGTCACCGGCGGAAAGTTCTCCATCGAGACCTGAAGCCTCAAAATCTGCTCATCAATGACAGAGGGGAGCTCAAACTGGCTGATTTTG GCCTGGCAAGGGCCAAGTCAGTGCCCACCAAAACTTACTCCAATGAAGTGGTCACGCTGTGGTACCGGCCCCCCGACGTGCTACTGGGTTCATCTGAGTACTCCACACAGATAGACATGTG GGGCGTGGGCTGCATATTCTACGAGATGGCTGCGGGTAGGCCCCTCTTCCCAGGCTCCACAGTGGAGGATGAGCTGCACCTCATTTTTAGGCTGCTAG GCACTCCCACAGAGGATAGCTGGCCTGGAATTTACTCTATAGAGGAGTTTAAGTCCCACAAGTTCCCAAAGTACAAGACACAGCCGCTTATTAACCACGCCCCCAG ATTGGACATTGACGGCATCGACCTGCTCACATCGTTCCTCAAA TACGAGTCCAAAAAGAGGATCTCTGCTGACGAAGCAATGAGACAGGCGTACTTCAGGAGCCTCGGGCCTCGCGTGCGCACACTGCCAGAGA ACATATCCATCTTCACGCTGAAGGAGGTCCAGCTGCAGAGAGACCCCGGCTGCAGGAACTCCTCCTATCCCGAGTCAG gtaacgGGAAGAGCCGAAGACAAAGCATGCTGTTTTAA
- the LOC131130851 gene encoding cyclin-dependent kinase 17-like isoform X3 translates to MEKMKRFKRRLSQTLRGSHTIDESLSELAEQMTIEENGLKDNDIVHENLKMGSDGESDQASGTSSDEVQSPSGVCLRNRGNRRISAEDLNKRLSLPADIRIPDGYLEKLQLSSPPFDQPLSRRSRRASLSEIGFGKLETYIKLDKLGEGTYATVFKGRSKLTDNLVALKEIRLEHEEGAPCTAIREVSLLKDLKHANIVTLHDIVHTEKSLTLVFEYLDKDLKQYMDDCGNILSMQNVKIFLFQILRGLAYCHRRKVLHRDLKPQNLLINDRGELKLADFGLARAKSVPTKTYSNEVVTLWYRPPDVLLGSSEYSTQIDMWGVGCIFYEMAAGRPLFPGSTVEDELHLIFRLLGTPTEDSWPGIYSIEEFKSHKFPKYKTQPLINHAPRLDIDGIDLLTSFLKYESKKRISADEAMRQAYFRSLGPRVRTLPENISIFTLKEVQLQRDPGCRNSSYPESGNGKSRRQSMLF, encoded by the exons CAAACGGCGTCTCTCTCAGACGTTAAGAGGCAGCCACACCATCGACGAGTCGCTGTCAGAACTGGCCGAGCAGATGACAATTGAGGAGAATGGTCTGAAGGACAACG ATATTGTCCACGAGAACCTGAAGATGGGGTCGGATGGAGAGAGCGATCAAGCCTCTGGGACATCCTCAGATGAGGTGCAGTCACCCTCCGGTGTCTGCTTGAGGAACAGAGGGAACCGCCGCATCTCTGCAGAG GACCTGAACAAGCGCCTGTCCCTGCCAGCCGACATCAGGATACCTGACGGCTATTTGGAGAAATTGCAGCTGAGCAGCCCGCCCTTTGATCAGCCGCTGAGCCGACGCTCCCGACGGGCATCACTG TCCGAGATCGGCTTTGGGAAGTTGGAGACGTACATAAAACTGGACAAACTAGGAGAG gGTACCTACGCTACGGTTTTCAAGGGGCGGAGCAAGCTGACAGACAACCTTGTGGCACTCAAGGAAATCAGGTTGGAGCATGAGGAGGGGGCGCCATGCACAGCTATACGAGAAG TGTCGCTGCTGAAGGACCTGAAGCACGCCAACATTGTGACGCTCCATGACATCGTGCACACAGAGAAATCGCTCACATTGGTCTTCGAGTACCTG GACAAAGACCTCAAGCAATACATGGATGACTGTGGGAACATCCTGAGCATGCAAAATGTCAAG ATTTTCCTCTTCCAGATCCTGAGAGGCTTGGCCTACTGTCACCGGCGGAAAGTTCTCCATCGAGACCTGAAGCCTCAAAATCTGCTCATCAATGACAGAGGGGAGCTCAAACTGGCTGATTTTG GCCTGGCAAGGGCCAAGTCAGTGCCCACCAAAACTTACTCCAATGAAGTGGTCACGCTGTGGTACCGGCCCCCCGACGTGCTACTGGGTTCATCTGAGTACTCCACACAGATAGACATGTG GGGCGTGGGCTGCATATTCTACGAGATGGCTGCGGGTAGGCCCCTCTTCCCAGGCTCCACAGTGGAGGATGAGCTGCACCTCATTTTTAGGCTGCTAG GCACTCCCACAGAGGATAGCTGGCCTGGAATTTACTCTATAGAGGAGTTTAAGTCCCACAAGTTCCCAAAGTACAAGACACAGCCGCTTATTAACCACGCCCCCAG ATTGGACATTGACGGCATCGACCTGCTCACATCGTTCCTCAAA TACGAGTCCAAAAAGAGGATCTCTGCTGACGAAGCAATGAGACAGGCGTACTTCAGGAGCCTCGGGCCTCGCGTGCGCACACTGCCAGAGA ACATATCCATCTTCACGCTGAAGGAGGTCCAGCTGCAGAGAGACCCCGGCTGCAGGAACTCCTCCTATCCCGAGTCAG gtaacgGGAAGAGCCGAAGACAAAGCATGCTGTTTTAA
- the LOC131130851 gene encoding cyclin-dependent kinase 17-like isoform X1, which produces MEKMKRFKRRLSQTLRGSHTIDESLSELAEQMTIEENGLKDNAEPIVKNGRPPSAHSVHSFLHQYTGSFKKPPLRRPQSVIGGGLGSLMVMPRNGSRLDIVHENLKMGSDGESDQASGTSSDEVQSPSGVCLRNRGNRRISAEDLNKRLSLPADIRIPDGYLEKLQLSSPPFDQPLSRRSRRASLSEIGFGKLETYIKLDKLGEGTYATVFKGRSKLTDNLVALKEIRLEHEEGAPCTAIREVSLLKDLKHANIVTLHDIVHTEKSLTLVFEYLDKDLKQYMDDCGNILSMQNVKIFLFQILRGLAYCHRRKVLHRDLKPQNLLINDRGELKLADFGLARAKSVPTKTYSNEVVTLWYRPPDVLLGSSEYSTQIDMWGVGCIFYEMAAGRPLFPGSTVEDELHLIFRLLGTPTEDSWPGIYSIEEFKSHKFPKYKTQPLINHAPRLDIDGIDLLTSFLKYESKKRISADEAMRQAYFRSLGPRVRTLPENISIFTLKEVQLQRDPGCRNSSYPESGNGKSRRQSMLF; this is translated from the exons CAAACGGCGTCTCTCTCAGACGTTAAGAGGCAGCCACACCATCGACGAGTCGCTGTCAGAACTGGCCGAGCAGATGACAATTGAGGAGAATGGTCTGAAGGACAACG CAGAGCCCATCGTGAAGAATGGCCGCCCGCCATCGGCCCACAGCGTCCACTCCTTCCTGCACCAATACACGGGGTCCTTCAAAAAGCCGCCCCTCCGACGGCCTCAGAGCGTCATTGGCGGGGGCCTTGGCTCACTCATGGTGATGCCTCGCAACGGCAGTCGCCTTG ATATTGTCCACGAGAACCTGAAGATGGGGTCGGATGGAGAGAGCGATCAAGCCTCTGGGACATCCTCAGATGAGGTGCAGTCACCCTCCGGTGTCTGCTTGAGGAACAGAGGGAACCGCCGCATCTCTGCAGAG GACCTGAACAAGCGCCTGTCCCTGCCAGCCGACATCAGGATACCTGACGGCTATTTGGAGAAATTGCAGCTGAGCAGCCCGCCCTTTGATCAGCCGCTGAGCCGACGCTCCCGACGGGCATCACTG TCCGAGATCGGCTTTGGGAAGTTGGAGACGTACATAAAACTGGACAAACTAGGAGAG gGTACCTACGCTACGGTTTTCAAGGGGCGGAGCAAGCTGACAGACAACCTTGTGGCACTCAAGGAAATCAGGTTGGAGCATGAGGAGGGGGCGCCATGCACAGCTATACGAGAAG TGTCGCTGCTGAAGGACCTGAAGCACGCCAACATTGTGACGCTCCATGACATCGTGCACACAGAGAAATCGCTCACATTGGTCTTCGAGTACCTG GACAAAGACCTCAAGCAATACATGGATGACTGTGGGAACATCCTGAGCATGCAAAATGTCAAG ATTTTCCTCTTCCAGATCCTGAGAGGCTTGGCCTACTGTCACCGGCGGAAAGTTCTCCATCGAGACCTGAAGCCTCAAAATCTGCTCATCAATGACAGAGGGGAGCTCAAACTGGCTGATTTTG GCCTGGCAAGGGCCAAGTCAGTGCCCACCAAAACTTACTCCAATGAAGTGGTCACGCTGTGGTACCGGCCCCCCGACGTGCTACTGGGTTCATCTGAGTACTCCACACAGATAGACATGTG GGGCGTGGGCTGCATATTCTACGAGATGGCTGCGGGTAGGCCCCTCTTCCCAGGCTCCACAGTGGAGGATGAGCTGCACCTCATTTTTAGGCTGCTAG GCACTCCCACAGAGGATAGCTGGCCTGGAATTTACTCTATAGAGGAGTTTAAGTCCCACAAGTTCCCAAAGTACAAGACACAGCCGCTTATTAACCACGCCCCCAG ATTGGACATTGACGGCATCGACCTGCTCACATCGTTCCTCAAA TACGAGTCCAAAAAGAGGATCTCTGCTGACGAAGCAATGAGACAGGCGTACTTCAGGAGCCTCGGGCCTCGCGTGCGCACACTGCCAGAGA ACATATCCATCTTCACGCTGAAGGAGGTCCAGCTGCAGAGAGACCCCGGCTGCAGGAACTCCTCCTATCCCGAGTCAG gtaacgGGAAGAGCCGAAGACAAAGCATGCTGTTTTAA